The Primulina eburnea isolate SZY01 chromosome 12, ASM2296580v1, whole genome shotgun sequence genome includes the window ATTTTGCCAAGTTTTTGGGAGATTAATTCTTATGAAAAATGGTgggtttttcttcttctttgccAACCATGGACGTgaaaaaattcttattttcagaCCAGTTGCTATCATCTCCTAGGAGAAAGGTGGTTTCACGATTTGGGTTTGGCATTGTGTtgtcttttatattttttactGTGTTGTTGTTTATGTTTGATATTTCGTTCAAGACTCCATTTTTTAACCCTGTATTTCCTGGGTTGATTACTTTTAGTTCACATGGTAataacacttttgtttcttggcccTCTTCTAGTTTTAAAAATTCTTCAAGTGAAAGCAATGATTCTTTGGTTGTAGAAAAATCAGAACATATATGTGGTATGAAACAAACCTTTGAAGCAAACGTTGTGAGGAGTAATAAAAGTTTAGATTTTGTGAATTCTGGTGAGAAAGATGATGTTTTTGAGGATTCCCAGGCGGGGAATGTCTCTGGGAGGTTTAGAGACGGGGGCCTTGCTATTGGAGAAGAAAGTGTTGTGAGAAAAAATGGAGAAAATTGGTCTCCtgtagataaaaatttaatCTTGATAGATTCCTCTGAGAATGTGAAGAACGAAAGTTTTTCTGCTGAAGAAAATGATTTTAAAGATATCGTTGAACCGGAAAATGTACATGAGAATCTTCTTGTTCATTCAAGCGGGCATGAATCAAAATCTGATGAACCAAAAAATGAAGCCTTGAGAGATGGTAAGGTTCGAAGTCACACTAATGATGGAGATATTGATGGCTTGAAGCATAAAGTAGAGGGTATGGGTGCAAATGCAAGGTCTTATAAGGAATGTGATATCTTTAGTGGTAGATGGGTGAGGGATGATACCAAGCCATATTATCCTCCTGATTCTTGCCCGTATATTGACAAGGATTTCGATTGCCATCTCAACGGGAGGGTGGATAGCGAGTTCGTGAAATGGAGATGGCTGCCGTATGACTGTGACATCCCCATGTAAGTTTATCTAGTTCTTTATGTTTAGAGGATAAAGATTTACTTTGGTATTCCCATCTTAACTAATGTGTGATTTTTAGTTACTGCATTGAGTGTGAAGGTAAATCATTTGTTGTTCTGTTTCTGGTAGGCTTATGGTATACTAGAAAGTAGTCATTTGATTCTTTTGTGCAATTTAATATGGATTATTACCTGTTAGTGTGCTGATTTCAATGCATATGTTGATAACGGATTTAGTcgaagacacacacacacacatggaAGAGCCTTAACAGCATTCACGTGTTTTATTTTGTTTCATCGTGTACTTTTGTTTTGTTGCATCTCTATGAATTTTTACCGTTCACCGTCTGCAACTGATCTTCGAGATAAATAACATGGAGGCCTACTAAGATTGTTTGTCAAGCTCAAAGGTCTATACATTATTACTGAGAATATTTGTTTTATCCGGTTTATCAAATAATAGGTCTGTTTAGACCTTTTAACCCCATGTGACTAGCCTTCATGGTGTGATACACATCATCATAGATTTCTTAGAATTCAGAATGCAATTTAAGTAACTGCCCTTGCATTTGCCTAGCGCTCAGATGCAGGAGTTTAAAGAGTTAatgttttagaaaattttattattttttaccaTTCTCGTCGTTTTGAAATCTGATTATGATGCTTTCACAGCTTTAATGCTACTGATTTTCTCGAGGGCTTAAGAGGGAAAAGGCTAGTTTTTGTTGGAGATTCTCTAAATAGGAACATGTGGGAATCACTTGTTTGTATGCTTCGTCATGGTGGTGTACGAGATACGAAACGAGTCTACGAGATATCCGGGAGGAGAGAATTTAAAAAGAAGGGGTTCTATGCTTTCAGATTTGAGGCATGCTCTGTAACCTTTAAAAGCCATAACCTATGACCGTTGACGTTGTCTGAGCTTATTTCGTCTTTGTTTGGCTTTATTTGCAGGACTTTAACTGCTCTGTGGACTTTGTTAATTCTCCGTTTCTTGTCAAGGAATCGTCTTTCAAAGGGAGAAACGGTTCTTTTGAGACACTACGACTGGATTTAATGGATGAGACGACTTCCATGTATCATGGTGCCGATGTGATGATATTCAATACAGGACACTGGTGGACTCATGAGAAGACCTCTCGTGGGTGAgttttttcgaatttttctgATGAAATACATCACCTTTATTTTGGCGGGCATGCAAAAAATTGCGTGCATGAGTAAAAGAAGGTACATGATTACACATATTCTCAAGGGTATGTCAGTCCTATATTTTTCCAATTTATTTGCAAAAGGATTATTCCAGTCTTGTGTTAACGAGGAACATTTATCGATTTAAAGGGAAGATTATTACCAGGAGGGTAATTATGTTCACCCGAGACTTAAAGTTTTGGAAGCCTACAAAAGGGCACTTACCACTTGGGCGAACTGGGTGGATAAGAATATTGATGTAAACAAAACTCGGGTTATTTTTCGAGGATACTCCGTCACTCATTTCAGGTTGGTTAATAAACATCATTCTCTCTTTTGTTGCATTAATCTTTATATGCTGATCATGTATATTGTCTAAGGCTGCGTTTCAGCTTGACGGGGTA containing:
- the LOC140808443 gene encoding protein trichome birefringence-like 2 isoform X1; amino-acid sequence: MVGFSSSLPTMDVKKFLFSDQLLSSPRRKVVSRFGFGIVLSFIFFTVLLFMFDISFKTPFFNPVFPGLITFSSHGNNTFVSWPSSSFKNSSSESNDSLVVEKSEHICGMKQTFEANVVRSNKSLDFVNSGEKDDVFEDSQAGNVSGRFRDGGLAIGEESVVRKNGENWSPVDKNLILIDSSENVKNESFSAEENDFKDIVEPENVHENLLVHSSGHESKSDEPKNEALRDGKVRSHTNDGDIDGLKHKVEGMGANARSYKECDIFSGRWVRDDTKPYYPPDSCPYIDKDFDCHLNGRVDSEFVKWRWLPYDCDIPIFNATDFLEGLRGKRLVFVGDSLNRNMWESLVCMLRHGGVRDTKRVYEISGRREFKKKGFYAFRFEDFNCSVDFVNSPFLVKESSFKGRNGSFETLRLDLMDETTSMYHGADVMIFNTGHWWTHEKTSRGEDYYQEGNYVHPRLKVLEAYKRALTTWANWVDKNIDVNKTRVIFRGYSVTHFRGGPWNLGGQCHNETEPIFNETYLEKYPEKMRVLESVVKGMKTPITYLNISRITDHRKDGHPSVYRPYSRPETGNVHAQDCSHWCLPGVPDTWNELLYVSLLNSGRGSWRN
- the LOC140808443 gene encoding protein trichome birefringence-like 2 isoform X2; this translates as MKQTFEANVVRSNKSLDFVNSGEKDDVFEDSQAGNVSGRFRDGGLAIGEESVVRKNGENWSPVDKNLILIDSSENVKNESFSAEENDFKDIVEPENVHENLLVHSSGHESKSDEPKNEALRDGKVRSHTNDGDIDGLKHKVEGMGANARSYKECDIFSGRWVRDDTKPYYPPDSCPYIDKDFDCHLNGRVDSEFVKWRWLPYDCDIPIFNATDFLEGLRGKRLVFVGDSLNRNMWESLVCMLRHGGVRDTKRVYEISGRREFKKKGFYAFRFEDFNCSVDFVNSPFLVKESSFKGRNGSFETLRLDLMDETTSMYHGADVMIFNTGHWWTHEKTSRGEDYYQEGNYVHPRLKVLEAYKRALTTWANWVDKNIDVNKTRVIFRGYSVTHFRGGPWNLGGQCHNETEPIFNETYLEKYPEKMRVLESVVKGMKTPITYLNISRITDHRKDGHPSVYRPYSRPETGNVHAQDCSHWCLPGVPDTWNELLYVSLLNSGRGSWRN